The Methanoregula sp. sequence GGTGTGTGTGATTCCCGGGTTCTCTCCGTAGGTTAGATAATCTGGTATCACGGGCTGAGTGACATAGGAGAAAATACGCCCAAATAGGGCTCCGTTTGCTATGCCCTTATCCGGAAAACCCCGCAAACCCGTTCTTTTCTGTTCGTGTGGAAAATGCGCTTAATTTTCGCCCCATTTGCAAAAATACAGCAGGAAACCCCCTCGCCTGTTGGCCGCCAATGGCCCTGAAACCGAGGCATTTTTCGCCACTTAGTTTACCCCATCCGGCACCCGGAAACCCTGCCGGAACGTGAATATGGGGCTCGTTTTTCCAAGTACCCCATTTTCAATTATTGTTCCAACACTCCCCGCTCGAATAACAGTTTCGCATAATCCTCACCCGATAACGGGCATCGGATAAGATCATCCATTTCATTTCCAGACAGATGCAGCTGAGCCCGCATCTTTGCGAGCAGGTCCGCGTTGTACTCTTTCACCCCATGACTCAGGAACGTGTGAACACCGGATATCTTCCCATCGATGCAGAGATAAAAGATCTTGTGATGGGATGCTCGCTCTTCAAACCCTTTCTTGAGAAGAGCAGCTGCGATATCCCGGGTCTTGCAGGACTTCAAGAACTGGCCCCGGCAACAACAAGAGATTCGAGATGGGAACGAAGCCGGAGTGCGTCCCTGGTAAGGTTCGCCGGGTTCCCGGCTACGTATACCTCCCAGAGCGTGGAGAGCTCGTCTGAGATCCCTGCAATGCCTTCCTCAAGGGTTGGTGCTGAAACCAGAAGTCCGAACTCATCGTTTGTCAGGGTGAGCCGGTCAGCATCGTGCCCGACAGTAATCCGAAGTTCGCGAGCGAGCCTGCGGACGTGACCGTTGATTTTCAGCCGGTCGAGCGTAATGATCTGGTCTGCCATTTTCAGCATAGGTACCCAAGTGTATCATCCGGAAGATGAAAGGGTTTTTGATCCGAATAATTTCATGCGATATCTAAAAAAATCATTTGACATCGAACTAACTATCGATTTGAGTGAACGAACGAATCGACACATCCGGGGACAGGACAGATGACACCCGCTATCCTTTGTCAGAGACACCTGGTATCAGGGAGTCCAATCCCTGAGGGCAAATAACCCCTTTACGGGCTCCTTTTCCCTTCCCGGCATCCCAGTCAATACCGGAAAACCCCGCAAAACCATCCGTTTCGGGGCGTGTGGAAAATACGCTTAATTTTCGCCCCATTTGCAAAAATACGGGAGGAAACCACCTCGCCTGGTGGCCGCCAATGGCCCTGAAACCGAGGCATTTTTCGCCACCTGATTTAGCCCATCCGGATCCCTGAAACCCTGCCGGAATGCGAATATGAGGGTCTTTTTTTCCGGGGGTCTGAAAAAAGAGATTTTAGCCAGGGATAAGAAATGAAGGAGACGAAAAACAGTACGAACAACCCCGCCCGGGAGAAATACCTCTCACTTATTTCACGGGTGTAAAACGATAAGCTGGTGCAGGAAATGCGGATCCATTGCGGGATCTGGTGCACCCGAACCGGACTCGCTGACAAAATCTCCCCGCAATCCAAAAACGGGTGTATTTTTCTATCGAGTTGTGCAAATATATTTTCAATCAAAGTCTGCCCGGAAAAAATAAATCAGGGTCTGCCCGGAAATTTTCAATCAAAGCTTGAATGAAAAATTAAAATCAAAGTCCGGTTAAATTTTTTCAATCAAGATCCGATTTGAAATTTTTAAGCAGAGTCTGGTTGAAAAAATAAAATCAAAGTCTGATTGAAATTTTTATGCAAGGTCCGGTTGATCCGGAAATGATTTTTAAACGCTATCGCGTACTCGATTGAAAATTTTTGGGCAGAGTCCGGTTGATCCGGCTGAGCAGCCGGATGTACTGTTTAGGTGAGATGCCGGAGCGAGTTTACGTCGGATGTGTTGACCGTTTTCACTCCCTTTTTGGAAAATGATTGTTATAAGGGATCGCGTTTTTACATTTTAAGGCAGAGTCTGGTTGATCGGTGAATGGATTTCAAGCAGGGGCGGGGGGTCGATTGAAAATTTTTGAGCATGGTCTGATTAATTTTTTTTAAGCAAGGTGTGGTTGAAAATTATAATTCAAGGTATGGTTGAAAATTTTTGAGCAAAGTCTGACTATTTTTTTTCAATCAAAGTCTGGTTAAAAAAATAAAATCAAAGTCCGGTTGAAATTTTACCATCAGGATCCGATTATATTTTTTGAGCTGAGTGCGATTGAAAAATGAGTGGTGCACTGCAAGCGGAGTGTGGTGCAGGATCTCCCGTTCCCTTACGAAGTGTTACCGGTCCTTCTCGACCCGGTTATCCATCCTACCTAAATCGAAACCCAAAATTACCTGACTGCACCATATGGCATAAGGAACCCGATGACTCCCAATACCGAGTGGAAAAAGGTTGCAGCCTCCCTGATCGCAGCGGTCGTTTTTGCGTTTATCTGCCTCATATCATATACTTCCATTGACGGGATGAGCGGCGGGTACGCCCTTGCATTTGTCTCGTTCTTCCTTGCGATCAGCAGTATTGCAGTCGCCCTGCTGTTTTTCCACCGGGCGCGGGTGATGGATGCGATCCTGACCGATCCCTCCCCACTCGCTCACTGGACCTACCCGGAGGATATGATCCGTGCAAGCGTGGAGCGAGAATTCCGGGAATACAAGGAGCGGAACCGGGCAATGTTCATTATCATCGGCGGGATGCTTGTGGTTGCAGCCCTTGTCTTTTTGATCTTTGTTGGTGAGGGTGGTCCTGAGACTGCTCTCTTCCTGCTGGCCTTCGCTGTATTCCTGTTCATTATTTCCCGGGTCATGCCCGGGATTGAACGGCAGCGGGCGATGAGCTCTTCACAGGGTGCGTTTATCACCCGTGCCGGGATCATCTACGAAGGGGCGGTCTATCCGTTCCGCTCATTCCTGATGTGGAGGGATGGGATCCTGTTTCGTAAGGCCGACAAAAAGAAACCCGCGATGATTATTTTCTCATTCAGCCAGCTGGTCGGCCGCTTTATTGTCCAGCCGTTTGATATCGCAATTCCCGTGCCCGCAGGAGAAGAAGAAAATGCAATACGGATTGTCCGGGAACTGGGCGGCGATGTTCCTGATGACATTTAAGCAACCGGATTTTCCGGTAAAAAAAAGATAATCACTCCGGCGCAAACTTCGTGCCGTAGTGGATGATACCGCTCTCGCCATCGGTGGCGATCCTGCGGAAGATGCTTTTTACCCGCATGCCGATCTTTGCTTCGCTGGGGTCGCAGACAACCTGTGAGGTCATCTGGGGGCCTTCATCGAGTTTGATGATGGCAAGCACGTACGGCCCGTGCGAGGCGAACTGGTCGGGTGCAGTCTGGATGATCGTGAACGTGACCACGGTCCCCTTTCCGGCAAACTTGTGGTCCACGATCTTTCCTTCCCTGCGGCAGTCCGGACAGAAAGTCCTCGGGGGGAAGAAGTGGCGGTTGCAGGTCTCGCACTTTGTCCCGATCAGGTTGTAGCGCTGGGGGATCTTTCGCCAGAATCGTGCTACGGTCATTTCAGACCCTCCCGAGGATGTGGACCGCAACCGTGGCACCGGTACCGCCAACATTGTGGGTCATGCCGATCTTTGCGCCATCGATCTGGCGTTTGCCCGCGGTGCCGCGAAGCTGCTGGACGATCTCGCACACCTGCTTGATGCCGGTAGCCCCGACCGGGTGACCGCAGGCCTTGAGGCCGCCGCTGGTGTTGACCGGGATCCTGCCGCCAAGGGCGGTTTCGCCATCTGCGGTGAACTTACCAGCCGTGCCCTTCCTGCAGAACCCGAGGTCCTCGATGGCACAGATCTCTGCGATCGAGAAACAGTCGTGCACCTCGACCATGTTGATATCCTTGTGCGTCAGTTTTGCCATCTTAAAGGCCCGCTGGCCTGCAGCAACCGTCGCGTCCAGCGTCGAGATGTCCCGGCGGTCGTGGAGGGCGATGGAGTCGCTTGCCTGTGCGGTTGCAAGAACCTTGATCGGGGTGTCGGTGAATTCACGGGCACGGTCGAGCGGTGCGAGGATGACTGCCGCTGCCCCGTCCGTTATAGGTGAGCAGTCAAAAAGCCGGAGAGGTTCGGCGACCATGGTGGATTTCAGCACAGTGTCGAGCGTGATCTCCTGCTGGTACTGGGCAATGGGGTTGCGGGCACCGTTGTAGTGGTTCTTCACGGCGACCTGTGCCAGCTGCTCGCGTGTCATGGAGTACTTGTGCATGTAGTCCCGGGCAATCATCGCGTAGAGCCCGGGAAATGTCGCTCCGACAAACCCTTCCCATTCGCGGTCCGCAGCGCCGGCAAGAGCATCGGTGGTTGCGCCCGGCTCCACATCGGTCATCTTCTCGACACCTGCTGCAACCACGATGTCTTCCATGCCACTGGCAACGGCGATGACCGCCTGCCGGAAGGCAAGCCCGCCTGATGCACACGCGGCTTCGACCCGTGTTGACGGGATGTGGCGTGTTGCCATTCCCGCGTAATCTGCAATCAGGGCACCGATGTGTTCCTGCTCGATAAAACGGCCGGCACTCATGTTGCCGACATACATCGCGTCGATCTTCTCACCAGATAGCTGGGCATCTGCAAGGGCAAGGGCCCCTGCCTCCACAAACATATCCCGGAAAGATTCCGACCATTTCTCACCGAACCGGGTGCAGCCTATACCAATCACTGCCACGTCTCTCATGATTGCATCACCAGCTTCCCCTTGTGCTGGGCATAGCGTGCATAATCCAGGTAGATGGGATTTTTGAGCTGCTGCTCCACGCCCGGTGCAGCGTCGCGCCGGAATGCATCCGACAGGATTGCATCGGTCACTTCAATATCAAAGGCATCGCTGCCTGCTCCGGACCCGAACGAGCAGACGAAGATCGTATCGCCCGGCTTTGCGATGTCAAGCGTTGCTGCAAGGCCAACGGGTGACGCGCCGGAGTAGGTATTGCCGAGGCGCGGTACCACGAGGCCCGGCTTGATCTGTTCTGTAGTGAACCCGAGGTCCTTTGCTGCTTTCTGCGGGAACTTCGCGTTGGGCTGGTGGAAGACCGCGTAGGTGAAATCTTTCGGGGTCTTCTTGGTCTGCTCCAGGAGGAGGTTGCTTGCCCCTTTGACGTGCTTGAAGTACCCGGGATCGCCGGTGAACCGTCCGCCGTGGCGGGGGTAATCCTGTCCCTCGCGGCGCCAGAAATCCGGCGTGTCGGTGGTGAACGAGCAGGTGTGGTGGATTGTTGCGATCGGGTCGTCGTTTCCGATCACATAGGCCGCACCCCCCGCTGCCGCAGTGTACTCGAGCGCATCGCCCGGTGCACCCTGCGAGACATCGGAACCGATGGCAAGGCCGTAGGGGATCATTTTGCTCTTGACAAGGCCCATACAGGTCTGGATCGCAGCGGTCCCTGCCTTGCAGGCGAACTCAAAATCAGCTGCGGTCATATTCGGGGTTGCTCCGATGGCTTCGCCGACCGTACATGCAGTAGGTTTCACCGCATACGGGTGCGACTCGCTGCCCACGTATACAGCCCCGATATCTTTCGGGTCAACATGCCGGCGCAGGAGTGCGTTCCTTGCCGCTTCGACAGCGATCGTTGCTGCGTCTTCATCAAGGTCGGGAACGGACTTTTCAAAAACGCCCAGTCCCCCGGTGATGTCTGCGGCATTTGCGCCCCAGACCCGGGCAATCTCTTCGACCTTGATACGATATCTCGGTATATACACACCGTAGGTAATGATGCCTACCATTCTTTGTCCCTCAGAGTACTCACGATTTCATCTACATCCATACTCGTACACATCACCGTGATGCGATCGCGCTCCGCCATTTTTTCCACGATTGGGTGGACATCTGAGGCTTCTATGCCCTGCAGCACCACGCATCGCGGTTTGAACGGTGTCACCCGGATCGCAACCATCGGTGATTTCCCGGTCGAGACATTGGTAAAGACCAGCGCCCGTTCCGTGCTCCAGCCATAGATGCGATTGAACTCTTCGGAAGTGAGTTGCATGATCGCATTGAGGCTGTTGACCACGGTATAGCCAAAGATGGTCTGGTCTATGGATCCCCAGAGTAATGTGCACCCGATCGCATCTGAAAAATCCTTCAGCGGGACGGGTGAACCGTATTCGTGGAGATCATAGATCACATCATCGTCAACTGCCGAAAAGAGCATGGTAGAGTATTTTTCAATGTGTTTACCGCCGGTCTCCTCATCGGTGGTGAGGAGCGTGTCGACAATCTTGCCGACAACGGCGGTTCCGGGGCTTTTTCTCCGTCCGCTCTCGTAATCACTGATCACGGACGGTGAGACGCCCAGGCGTTCTGATAAGACGCCGGGTGCGATCTCGAAGTTCATGCGCCATTTTTTGAGCGCATGCCCCGGTGAGTCCGACAGCGTAATCTCGCCAGCCATCTTCTCAGCGAGCTGGTTCCGCTTTCCGGATTTCATGCTCAATTAGATTCACTCATAGTGTTAAATAATTAACGAACGTGCTTTCGACAGTGAACGAACCACGACGGAGGATTTCTCCGGGGGCAACCCATAAATAAGAAGCAACTCAATTTTGATAAGCATGATACCCGCTGAGGATCTCCAGTGTCTCAAGGCCATTGCACTGCGTGGCGGTTGCAAGGGCCCGGTCTTTGTCTCAACGCAGAGCATCGGCACGATGCTTGCGATCAGCCAGCAGACTGCATCACGACGGTTGAAAGGGCTTGAAACCCAGGGACTCATCACCCGGACCCTTGCTGCCGATGGCCAGCATGTCACTCTCACCAGGCACGGCGAGGATGAGCTGCGCCGTGAACACCAGGAATATTTACGAATCTTTTCTGAGGGCGGCAAGACCTATGTTCTGAATGGTGCAGTCATATCTGGGATTGGCGAAGGCAAGTATTACATGAGCCTTGCCAGCTACAAGGAACAGTTCAAAACCCATCTCGGGTTCGAACCCTATCCCGGCACGCTCAACATCCGCCTCTCCCATTCCAGCATCCCGGTCAGGAAGAAGATCGATGCGCTGGAGTGGACCCGGATCAAGGGTTTTTCAACAGACGGCCGGACCTTCGGCGATGCGAAATGCATTCCCTGCCGGATCGGCACCATCTCCTGCGGCATTGTCGTGCCCGGCAGGACCCACTACCCCGAGGATATCATTGAAGTGATTGCCCCGATGGCGCTGCGCCGGAAACTGGGTGTTGAGGATTCTGACAGTGTCAGTGTTGAGGTGGGGCCGTGATGGATGAGGCGCTTGCAGCGCTCCGTGACGGGAAGTTTATCCTGCTTTACGATTTCGATGACCGGGAAGGTGAAACCGATTTTGCAATCCGCTCCGATGCGGTCACGCCAAAGCATATCCTCCAGATGCGCAAGGATGGCGGCGGGCTGATCTGCACGGCAGTCCACCCGATCGCAGCCCAGCGTCTTGGCCTCCCGTTTGCCAGCGATGCCCTCCGTGCGATTGCGGTTGCGGAACGGGAAGGCGACATTCCCTACGACCGGAAGAACCACTCCTCGTTCTCGCTCTGGGTGAACCACCGCAATACATTCACGGGCATCACCGATCGTGACCGTACCCTGACGGTTAACGCGATCGCGGAACAGGTGAAACGGGCACTCAACGGCGGCAACGTGAGTTTCCACGAAACGTTCCGTACCCCGGGACATATGGCCCTTCTCCGGGCAGCAGACGGACTTCTCGATGTGAGGAAAGGCCAGACTGAACTCTCGATCGCCATGGCCCAGATGGCGGGGATCACGCCTGCGGTCACCATCTGCGAGATGCTGGATGATGAGTCCGGCTACGCGCTCTCAAAGGCGGATGCAAAACTCTATGCGAGGAAGCACGGGCTCGTGTTTGTTGAAGGGCCGGAAGTGCTGGAGCGGTGGGAGAAGGACAAGGTCGGGAAAAAATAGAATTTTCTTTTTTTTACAAGCGATACAATCAATTTTACCTATCCGGCAACCTGAAGATCAAATTTTTAATGCCAATATCTGTCAGGCTTTTCCCTGGATCATCCGTGTAACCTGCTCGCGGATCCGGATAAATGCAGGATCTGCCGGATCCCTGGGATAGGGGAGATCGATCTGCAGGATATCAGACACAACCGCCGGCCTCCCGGAGAGAATGACAATCCGGTCCGCGAGATAGATCGCCTCCTCCGGGTTATGCGTGACCATGAGAAAGGTGGTCTTTAAGTCCTGCCGTATTCTCAAGACCTCATCCTCCAGTTCCCGCCGTGTGAATGTGTCGAGCGCAGAGAACGGCTCATCCATGAGGAGGACAGAGGGTTTGATGGCCAGCGCCCGGGCAACCGAAGCCCGCTGCTTCATCCCGCCGGATAGCTGGTGAGGGTAGGAGAGTGCAAACGCGTTTAAGTGGGTGAGATCCAGAAGCGATTCCGCCCGCTTCCCGATCTCCTCTTCTGCCAGATTTTGCACGGAAAGCCGCAGGCCGTACACGATGTTCTCATAGACCGTGAGCCACGGGAAGAGGGCGTGGTCCTGGAAGACCATGGCTGCTGACGGCTTCCCGTCTTTGTTACCGGATGTCTGGTCGATCCTGCCTGCATCCGCATAATCGAGGCCCCCGATGATCCGGAGCAGCGTGGACTTGCCGCAACCGGATGGTCCCATTATGCAGACGATCTCCCGGGCGGCGACATCAAAGGAAACCCCGGCAAGAGCGGGACAGGACTTTTCACTGTCCCGGAACGTCTTTTTGATCCCGTCAAGGGAGAGAACCGGCTCCATCATTCCCTCCCCTGCCAGCCAAAGAGCCGTTCCTGTCCTGCCCGGAAGAGAATATCCGCTCCGAGGCCTATGATGCCGATGATGATCATACCGGCGCCAATCACCTGGAGCTGGCCGAGGTTATAGGCATACATGATCAGATAACCGAGGCCGGCAGTTGTCCCGGGCAGCATCTCGGCGGCAACCACGCACATCCAAGCCACGCCGAACGAGACCCGGAGGCCGGTCCAGATCACGGGAAGTGCACCGGGAAGGATGACGGTGCGGAGCTTCTCAAAAGTGGTAGCATGGAACGTGTCCGCTACTTCGATCCACCGCAGGCGGACCCCCTGGACCCCGTCAACGGTGTTGATCAGGATCGGGAAGAACGCACCCATGCCAATGATGAAGAGGATGGAATTAAAACCGATACCGAACCATGCGATGGCAAACGGCATCCAGGCGATCGGGGGGACCGGGCGGAGTATCTGGATGGTGGGGTTGAGATATTTCTGGACTTCTTTTGACCAGCCGATGAGGAGGCCGAGCGGGATGGCAATGGCTGCTGCACAGAGGAATCCGGTGAGAACCTCCTTGAGGCTTTGGATCGTGTTCTGGATCAGGGACTCGCCGCCAAGAACCGGTGCAGCCGGCTGGAGCAGCACGGACAAAATTTCACCGAGCCGCGGGAGGATGTAGTTGTTCTGTATCAGGAGGGCAATGCCTTCCCAGACTATCAGGAGGATGACGATGAGTGCCAGTCCTTTGCCGTATTCACGGATACTCTGCTTCGAAATCAGTACCATAGAATTTCACCGAAATATTCTCATATGCAAACGCTTCGCGTACCATGTCTTCCTGGATCGAGCTCTGGACTGTGGCAATAACCACGGGTCTGCCGGCAGCAGAGCGGCCTTTCACCCACGTGACAAAGCCCGTCCAGTTATTGCAGGGTGCCCCGTTGCCGACAACCAGCCCGGAACCCCCGGTATTGATAGACTGGATGATGGATGATGGGTTTCCGAGGCCGATCTGCTGTTCTGCCGGGACAGATCCCACAAAGGCACCATCAAGGGCCTTCTGGCCGATAGTGGTCATGATACCCCCACCGGACTGGCCGGGGATGAGGTTGACATGGGCAAACGTTTTCCCCTGCACAAACAGCGTGCAGGAGACCGGGCGGGAGGCTTCCGGATCATCGGGGACAAGGCAGAAGCCGTACCGGTCGCAGAAATACGCAGAATCCTTGACCATGACATAGAGGGGGGCATAATTATCGGTTGAAGGGATATAGCCGAGCCTGAGATTCGGCACGTCCATGTCCGCTACGGGTACAGATGAATTCGTCAGGTACTGCGCCCCCTGGCGTGCAACGGCAGCGTTCATCATCGACAAGGGGTTGTACGTGCTGTTCGGTGTCTTACCGATAATGCTCTGTACAATACCGGATTCGGGGGGGTCTGCACTCGCCGTGAAGACAATGTTGGCAAAGGCGTGCTTCTCGACATCGAGCGGCTGAAGCGACCCCACGGGTGTCAGGATCGGGTTCTTTCCATAGACCCAGGCCGCGGTGATATTCTCTGCCAGTGCCGGGTCCTCCCGGGTACGGTTTATCGCTGCCGTGGTGAGGGCGGAGAAGAGGGCAGAGGTATTCGGATTGTTTTTGATGAAATCGTTCCGCAGTACCATTACATTGATAGCTTCGTTATTCCATTTTCCCGGGGGAGGGAGATCGGATGGGACCGCGATACATTTTCCGATGCCGGAGAGCTCTGCATTCGAGACCACCGGCTCCCAGATCAGGAATGCATCGATCTGGCCGGTATTGAGCAGCTGGCCCATTGAGCCGGTGGATGCATATAACAGATACACGGACGGGCGATCATCGATGGGTTGGACAAGCCCGGGCACAGTACTGTAATAGAGCAGAAAGATCAGAGATACCAGAATACATCCCATGATGATGAGCCACTGGAACGGCGTGAGTCGCTGCATGAATGGATCGCTATCGGATGTGTACGAGCTCCGGATATATATGCTGACGGTTTTTTTATCGCACCGCAGGGAGAGGTGGACCTTATATTCAGCCGCCCCCTGCGCCATTTCATTATTCTTATTAGCTTTCCACCCCCAATTTTTACCAGCATGAAAGTCCCGCTCACCGAACTTAAAGACCGGTTGAAACGTTTCCAGGACCGGATGGATCACACCCGTCCCGGCTGGGAACTGGCAGCCATTGTCGGCAAGATCCCCCTTTACTATTTCACGGGCACGATGCAGGACGGACTCCTTGTCATCCCGCACGATGGCGATGCCGTTTTCTGGGTCCGGCAGAGTTTCGAGCGGGCAAAGATCGAGTCGCTCTTTCCCCACATACGGGAGATGAAGAGCTACCGGGACGTGGCAGCGGGTATGGGAAATCTCCCCTCCACCGTGTATCTCGAAACGGATCTGATGCCCATTGCCCAGCTCCAGCGGCTCCAGAAGTACCTGCCGTTTACGGATGTGCAGTCCGTCGATGAACAGGTAGCAGCGGTCAGGGCAGTGAAGAGCCGGTATGAACTCACCTTGATGGAACACGCCGGGAAAATTCACCGCCATGTGCTTGAAGACTGCATTCCCGGGATGCTCGCGGAAGGGATCGACGAGGTCGGGCTCACCTGCGATCTCTACACCCTTATGGTGAAGGAAGGCCACCAGGGTATCATCCGGTTCGGGATGTTCAACGAGATGCTGCTCGGCCAGATCGGGTTTGGCACGAGCTCCATTTCCCCTACCTGCGTCAATACGCCCGGCGGCATCTTCGGCATGCACCCGTCCGTCCCGCTGATGGGTTGCCGGGAACGGAAACTGAAGAAGGGCGAGCTGGTTGTTATCGATATCGGGTGCGGGTACAAGGGATACCAGACCGACAAGACCATGACCTACATGTTCGGCAAACCGATCCCTGACGAGGCGATACGGGAGCATGAGCGATGCGTAGAAATTCAGGATCAGCTTGCAGCGCTCCTCAAACCGGGCGCCATCCCGTCAGAGATCTATGCAACCGTCATGGAGGGACTTGAACCGGAATTCCTGAACAACTTTATGGGATTCGGGAAGCACAAGGTCAAGTTCCTCGGCCACGGTATCGGGCTCTGGATCGATGAGATGCCGGTCATTGCGCAGGGATTCGATGAGCCTTTGCAGGAAGGCATGGTCTTTGCCCTCGAACCCAAGAAAGGCATCCCGAAAGTCGGGCTTGTGGGGATCGAGAACACGTTTATCGTGACACCGCAGGGTGGCCGGTCGATCACGGGCAAGAGCAAGGGGCTTGTCGAGGTATACTGACGGTCACTTGCGTATCCAATGCAATTGGCTGTGCTGAGAGGGAGAGGATAGCTTTCTTCAGTAACTGTCCGCTCACTTTTTTGCCAGTTTTTTCAGGGCCTCTTCAGGCAGCATCCTGGCAATGCTCATCTTTGTCGGACAGCGCCCGAGTTTGATTCCCTGTTTCTTTGCCTCTTCCTTGAGCTCTTTTGTGTCAAGGTCTTTGATTAAAGCACTCAGCTCTTTCTGTTCCAAAGGGATCAATGAGTGATAGAAACCGGGGACGATAAGGTTTTTCTCTCGCCATGGAAAACCCGTTCGCACTTTTCGATCCATTACCCTGTGCTGAAAACGTTCACCTGAAAGGTCAGTTCTGTTAAAAAAGGGAGATTATATGATTATTATCACGGACAATCGCTAGTCTTCTCTGTATCGGTATACTACGAAGTCATCATACATTTTCATCCGGAATACCGTGTCCCTTCCTTGCTTTGAGCCATTCGTCGAGACTGCCCACCAGGGAGAGCACCGCAGGCATGATGAAGATCGCGCCGATCAGTGAGAACCCGACGGCAATCAGGGTCGAGATGCCGAAGTTGCTGATGATGGGGAATGTTGCAAGGCAGAGTGCCGAGAACCCGAAGAATGTTGCAAGACCCGAGACCGTGATGGCGGTACCGATCTTATTGACACTCTCCTGGATGGCGGCAATGGGATCATGCAGTCGCTCCATCTCTTCAGTATAGCGCTCCATGACAAGGATCGTGTATTCTGCGGCAACGCCGATCGTCATCGATCCCAGTGTTGCTGTGAGCGGATTATACGTGAGGCCGATGGCATACATCATGACCGCATTCCAGCCCACGACGAAGATGATCGGGATGATCGGGGAGACTGCGTGGAGATGCCGGTAGACGAGGATCAGGAAGACAAAGACAAAGATGAACCCGAGAATGGTCATAGTATCTTTTGATTCCGACATAGCTCCCAGCAGACTGGTCATCAGCTCGAAGTTCCCGGCCGGTTCTATCGAGATCCCAACGGGAGGTTCGAGGAATTCGATATCATTGATAACCTGCTCTTTTAAGCTGTTCTGCTGGCTCATCGAAATGTCGCCGGTGCTGAACCGTATGATCCCGCACATCGGGTCACTGAGGTACGATTTTCTCGAATCCTCCGGTATTTTTTCCAGCACGGTATCGAGCTGGGCCTGGGTCTCCGGTATCACGCCGCCATTATACTGGAGGATATACGTGACAATGCTTGTCGCCCCGGTCATTTCCGTATGGTGCGACAGTTCGTAGTCCTGGAACTTCTTGATCCATATCACCGTATCGAGATCCGTTACGCTCGATCCCTGGACAAGCAGGTCTGCGGTGCTGGTTGCCCCGATGACACGGGTGACTTTGTCGATGTTGATCTTGGCCGGCATATCCGAAGGAACAAACGCGTTCTCGTCGGAATCGACAGGGATGGTCGCGTCGATCTGGAACCCGATAAGCGCAATAAGACCGGCCACAAGAAGGATTGGAATCGGGTTCTTCGCAATCTTAACCGAGGTGTCCGTCAGGAACTGGCCATAAGAAAAGGAACTCTTCTTCTTGTTCCTCGCGCTGTTTTTTTTGTTATCGATGATCGTATCGCAC is a genomic window containing:
- a CDS encoding Zn-ribbon domain-containing OB-fold protein, with protein sequence MTVARFWRKIPQRYNLIGTKCETCNRHFFPPRTFCPDCRREGKIVDHKFAGKGTVVTFTIIQTAPDQFASHGPYVLAIIKLDEGPQMTSQVVCDPSEAKIGMRVKSIFRRIATDGESGIIHYGTKFAPE
- a CDS encoding thiolase domain-containing protein — translated: MRDVAVIGIGCTRFGEKWSESFRDMFVEAGALALADAQLSGEKIDAMYVGNMSAGRFIEQEHIGALIADYAGMATRHIPSTRVEAACASGGLAFRQAVIAVASGMEDIVVAAGVEKMTDVEPGATTDALAGAADREWEGFVGATFPGLYAMIARDYMHKYSMTREQLAQVAVKNHYNGARNPIAQYQQEITLDTVLKSTMVAEPLRLFDCSPITDGAAAVILAPLDRAREFTDTPIKVLATAQASDSIALHDRRDISTLDATVAAGQRAFKMAKLTHKDINMVEVHDCFSIAEICAIEDLGFCRKGTAGKFTADGETALGGRIPVNTSGGLKACGHPVGATGIKQVCEIVQQLRGTAGKRQIDGAKIGMTHNVGGTGATVAVHILGRV
- a CDS encoding hydroxymethylglutaryl-CoA synthase, whose protein sequence is MVGIITYGVYIPRYRIKVEEIARVWGANAADITGGLGVFEKSVPDLDEDAATIAVEAARNALLRRHVDPKDIGAVYVGSESHPYAVKPTACTVGEAIGATPNMTAADFEFACKAGTAAIQTCMGLVKSKMIPYGLAIGSDVSQGAPGDALEYTAAAGGAAYVIGNDDPIATIHHTCSFTTDTPDFWRREGQDYPRHGGRFTGDPGYFKHVKGASNLLLEQTKKTPKDFTYAVFHQPNAKFPQKAAKDLGFTTEQIKPGLVVPRLGNTYSGASPVGLAATLDIAKPGDTIFVCSFGSGAGSDAFDIEVTDAILSDAFRRDAAPGVEQQLKNPIYLDYARYAQHKGKLVMQS
- a CDS encoding helix-turn-helix domain-containing protein, which translates into the protein MKSGKRNQLAEKMAGEITLSDSPGHALKKWRMNFEIAPGVLSERLGVSPSVISDYESGRRKSPGTAVVGKIVDTLLTTDEETGGKHIEKYSTMLFSAVDDDVIYDLHEYGSPVPLKDFSDAIGCTLLWGSIDQTIFGYTVVNSLNAIMQLTSEEFNRIYGWSTERALVFTNVSTGKSPMVAIRVTPFKPRCVVLQGIEASDVHPIVEKMAERDRITVMCTSMDVDEIVSTLRDKEW
- a CDS encoding DUF120 domain-containing protein is translated as MIPAEDLQCLKAIALRGGCKGPVFVSTQSIGTMLAISQQTASRRLKGLETQGLITRTLAADGQHVTLTRHGEDELRREHQEYLRIFSEGGKTYVLNGAVISGIGEGKYYMSLASYKEQFKTHLGFEPYPGTLNIRLSHSSIPVRKKIDALEWTRIKGFSTDGRTFGDAKCIPCRIGTISCGIVVPGRTHYPEDIIEVIAPMALRRKLGVEDSDSVSVEVGP
- the ribB gene encoding 3,4-dihydroxy-2-butanone-4-phosphate synthase; the encoded protein is MMDEALAALRDGKFILLYDFDDREGETDFAIRSDAVTPKHILQMRKDGGGLICTAVHPIAAQRLGLPFASDALRAIAVAEREGDIPYDRKNHSSFSLWVNHRNTFTGITDRDRTLTVNAIAEQVKRALNGGNVSFHETFRTPGHMALLRAADGLLDVRKGQTELSIAMAQMAGITPAVTICEMLDDESGYALSKADAKLYARKHGLVFVEGPEVLERWEKDKVGKK
- a CDS encoding ABC transporter ATP-binding protein; amino-acid sequence: MMEPVLSLDGIKKTFRDSEKSCPALAGVSFDVAAREIVCIMGPSGCGKSTLLRIIGGLDYADAGRIDQTSGNKDGKPSAAMVFQDHALFPWLTVYENIVYGLRLSVQNLAEEEIGKRAESLLDLTHLNAFALSYPHQLSGGMKQRASVARALAIKPSVLLMDEPFSALDTFTRRELEDEVLRIRQDLKTTFLMVTHNPEEAIYLADRIVILSGRPAVVSDILQIDLPYPRDPADPAFIRIREQVTRMIQGKA